The Reichenbachiella carrageenanivorans region TCATCTGGAGCAATCATACCTCCACGAGCACCCATTTCGATACTCATGTTGCAGATAGTCATTCTGGCTTCCATAGACAAGGCCTCGATGGTATCGCCGCAAAATTCCACAAAATGACCTGTGCCTCCACTGGTAGAAATTTTAGAAATGATATACAAGATAATGTCTTTCGAAAGCACGCCTGGTTTCAATTGGCCGTTAATTTCGATTTTCATGCTCTTTGGCTTGTTCTGAAGAATACACTGAGTAGCCAAAACCTGCTCTACTTCACTGGTACCAATACCAAAAGCAATGGCTCCAAAAGCACCGTGCGTAGAAGTATGGCTATCTCCACAAACCATCGTCATACCTGGCTGGGTGATCCCCAGTTCTGGCCCGATCACGTGTACTATTCCCTGAAAAGGATGGCCCAAACCATATAGTTCTACTCCAAATTCATCACAATTTTTGATCAAAGTATCTACCTGATGTTTCGACAAAGCGTCTTTAATTGGTAGATGTTGATCTTTGGTAGGCACATTATGATCCGCTGTAGCAATGGTTTGCTTTGGGCGAAATACTGGTATACCTCTACTTCTTAATCCGTTGAATGCCTGAGGACTAGTTACCTCATGAATGTAATGTCTATCAATATACACTACCTGTGGCCCGTCTTCGACGTTGTGTACCACATGGCTATCCCAAACTTTATCAAATAGTGTTTTTGCCACTTCTTTTTTCTTTATTACAATTCTACATTCGTCATCAAATAGTCGCTAAGCATGCCCTTGAGCAATTGATCATCGACTACATCATGTTGATCTGCCACTTTCAAAAATGCGTGGTAGACGTTTTCCAATTCTTCTTTTGTGAGTTTCACATTGAGTTTTTCAACTCGATAATTCAATGCTGCTCTACCACTTCTGGCTGTCAATACAATCGACGACTCATCTACTCCTACTTCTGCGGGATCGATAATTTCATAATTGTCTCTGTTTTTGATTACCCCATCTTGGTGAATACCTGAAGAGTGTGCAAATGCATTGCTACCTACAATTGCCTTGTTTGGCTGCACAGGCATTCTCATGGTTTCTGACACGAGTCTAGACATCGCGTTGAGTCGGGTTGCATCGATATTGGTATCTGATTTCATCCAATTGTGCTTGCGCATGATCATGACCACCTCTTCTAAAGAGGTGTTGCCTGCTCTCTCACCGATACCATTGATCGTACATTCGATCTGACGAGCGCCGTTTTGGATACCTGCAATTGAATTGGCTGTAGCCAAACCAAGATCATTATGACAGTGTGTCGATATGATGGCCTTCTCAATGCCCTTCACGTTTTCCATGAGGTATTTGATTTTAGCGCCATATTCTTCTGGCAAACAATAGCCTGTAGTGTCTGGAATATTGACCACGGTAGCTCCTTCTGCAATCACAGCCTCTATGACTTGAGCCAAGAAAACATTGTCTGTACGGCCAGCATCTTCTGCGTAGAATTCTACATCTTCTACGTATTTTTTAGCCCACTTCACTGCTTGCTTGCTTCTCGCAATAATGTCTTCTCTTGTGGTTTTTATCTTAGTAAATACGTGCTGATCTGAAGTACCAATACCCGTATGTATTCTAGGTCTTTTTGCAAATTTCAATGCTTCAGCAGCACATTCTATATCTTTTTGAACTGCGCGAGTCAAACCACAAACGGTGGTATCTTTGACTAATTTTGAAATCTCGGTAACAGATTCGAAATCACCTGGGCTGGAAATTGGAAATCCTGCTTCTATAACATCAACCCCTAGGAGTTCTAATTGCTCGGCAATCAAGAGTTTGCCTTTGGTATCTAGTCTGCAACCCGGCACTTGTTCCCCATCACGCAGTGTAGTATCGAAAATGTGTATGCGATTGTCCATAGTTCTCTTTTAATTATGTCACAAAACTACGTAGCGACAATTCGCTAAAAAATGCCTATTATTTATTTAATTACGATCTCTAAAAGAATATATAATGCGTATTATTACACATAAATAGATATTAACGCATTTTTAATTACAATGTCTAAAGAAAGATCGGACGCTTTATTTTATTTAATCAAGTCTTTAAAGAAGAGTGAAAAACGGTATTTCAAGCTTACCATGGCCAACTCCGAATCGAAAAAATTTTCTAAGCTGTTTAATATCATAGAAACACAGACCTCCTTCGATGATGATGAAATACTAAAAGCTGACCCTTCCATAAAACCAACTCAGCTTTCTAATATGAAAGCACATCTATATACCAAGATCCTACACGCCTTGCGTGATTACAACGCCAACACACTCCCCAACATCAAGATTAGGGACATGATTGATCATGCGGAAATTTTGTTTAACAAGGGGCTATATAAACAATGTGCTGAGGTAATCAAAAAGGTAAAAAAAATAGCCATAAAAAGTGGCAACTTAGAGATGCAATTGGAAATATTGAAATGGGAGAAACAAGTGCTATTTCACACCGCAGGCAAAGAAAATCAAACTAGAACGAATGAAATCATAGCTGATGTACAGCGGGTAAACAACCGCATCAACAACATCAATTCATTCTCTAATTTGCAAATGAAATTGCAGTCTCTCTATCAGAAAATAGGCTTTATTCGAAACGAAAACGACTACCACAAAATTCAAAATGTATTTTCCGCCAGTCTACCTGTATTCGTAGAAGAAGAACTATCTAATAGCGAAAAAATAAGCCTCTACAACCTATACATTGGTTATTACTTTTTCTTACAGGATTTTAAAATGGGCTATCAATATGCTAGCAAACTGGTGGCACTATTCAATCATAATAAGGCTCTTATGAACTCGATGTTGGAATCGTATATAAACAGCCTAAATCATCTACTTATTGCGCAAAACAAGTTACTGATGTACCGTGAGTTTCAGGCTACGACAAGAGAGCTTCGATCGCTCAACAATCTCCCCTCTGCTCAACTCAACGAAAACATACGAATGAAACTACTCAAATACACCTTCGTGCATGAGTTTAATCGCCTGTTTTTGATGGGAGACTTTGAAAGAGGTGTCAAATTGATGGAGCGCATAAAGCCTGGCATGGAGCAGTTCATCAGCCAAATAGATATGCATTCAAAGGTAATTTTGTTTTACAAAACGGCTTGTTTGTATTTCGGAAACGACAACTACCAGACGGCTATCTATTGGCTTAATCAAATCATCAACTCCAAAGAGGCGGACCTACGGGCCGACATTCATGGCTTTGCTCGCATCCTCAATCTGATTGCTCACTATGAACTGGGCAACATGGAATTGATCGAATACTATGTGCGATCTACCTACCGTTTTTTACTCAAAAAGAAGGATTTGCATCAATACCAAAAATACATACTCAACTTTCTGGTACGCTTGAAAACCAACATCACACAAGAGGAATTGATCAAAAGATTTCGTCAATTGAGAGAAAATTTAATTCCACTCACCAAAGACCCATACGAACGACGAGCCTTTATTTATTTTGATATCATATCTTGGTTAGAATCCAAGATCGAAAGAAGGCCTGTACAAAGCATCATCAAAGACAAGGCGCTAGAGAGGCTTAATGAGATTTGATAAAAAAACGACATAAAAAAAGTATCCTAGCGGCCAGACTAGGATACTTTGCATGATACAAAAACAAAACTACTTAACGATTAAATTCTTTGAAATGAACCGAGAATGACTCAGGTTATTTCTTTTCTATTTTTTTCTTGATGCTATAAGCATCATTGTATACTTCGTATGAATAAGTACCTGCAGGCAGATTAGATACATCGTATCTTTTTACCGTTTTTACATCCTTTTTTACTGTTTCGCTATAAAGCGTAATACCTGCTTCATCAGTGATTACAATTTTCACTTTGCTATCTGCTGGATTCTCTAGCTGCACGAAAATCATATTACCATTTATGTTTACAATGTTTGCCTTTACTTCTGCAGTTTCTTTAGCGTCTGCTCCGTGGATTTTGGCAGTAGCTACTGATGACAAGGTCAGGGTGGCGATTACTAATAATGATAAAACTTTCATAGAGAATTATTTTTCGTTGTGTTTAATAATTACAAGGCAAGGATAGCGGCGAATCGCGACTGGAGAAAGCAAATTTCGGTGAGCTTCATTATTTTTAGGGTGAAATGAAGCAAAAAACAGATGAATTTATATGTGATTTTTACTCGTTATTTGAAATTAAATTATATCACATGTTTTATTATGTCATTCAGCAGTTTAAAAACACAAATACTCCTCAAAATAGACTTAATAATAGATTAAAACATGCAATTATATTTACACAAAGACAAGAACTGAGTCCAAAAAGCAATCAAAAAAGAATAATATTAAGATAATATTAATACAATATTAACACCTTATAAAGAGAGAAGTTGACAACACAAACCACTTACATTGAAGTCGTCTGCTCGTTGCACATGATAGGCCTCGCCTTTTTAGGATCGCATAAAATACAAGAAACGACTCCCTTAGCCAGGGAAACAAAACCAGTATAGAAACCCTCTTTAGAGATCAGCCTTTAAAGCTGAGCATTACACTGACTTTTCAATATTTGAATTTGAGTATTACTATTTAGAGCAAATGAAAGGAGAAGGCTAAGACAGACCATGACATAAAAAAAGTATCCTAGCGGCCAGGCTAGGATACTTTGCATGATACAAAAACAAAACTACTTAACGATTAAGTTCTTTTTGAAATGAACCGAAACCGGTTATTTCTTTTCTATTTCTTTCTTGATGCTATATGCACCATTATACACCTTGTAAGAATAAACTCCCGCAGGAAGGTTAGACACATCGTATCTTTTTACCGTTTTCACATCCTTTTTTACTGTTTCGCTGTAAAGCGTAACGCCTGCCTCATCGGTGATTACAATTCTTACTTTACTATCTACAGGATTCTCTAGCTGCACGAAAACCATGTTATCATTTCTGTTTACGATGTTTGCCTTTATTTCCTCAGTTTCCTTAGTACCTGCTCCGTGAATTTTGGCAGTAGCTACTGATGATAAAGTCAGGGTGGCGATCACGATTAACGATAAAGCTTTCATAAGAATTTGTTCTTCTTGTTTAATAATTATGTAGCAAGATTAACGGCGAATGGTGACTAGCGAAAGTAAATTCCGGTGAGCTTCATTATTTACAAGGTGAAATGCAGCCGTTTTCTGATGAATTTAGTGAAGAGAAATCAGACCAAAAACAAACACTAGAGCAATACATATTTAAACCTGCCACATGACATATTTTACACTACAAAAGGGCATATAAAAGAAATGAGACCTAAAAGGGCTTACTGCTAATCTTGGTTTTTAGTCTAACGTTACTGAGAGGTCGCTTGACAAAACTATCTATTCGTCAAGCTAATTTCACATTAGAAGCAGCTTGCTGGTAATAACAACACCAAAGTCCGAAATAGCAGAAAACACCTCAGCTAATCCAAACTTTGAACCGATCGAATACCCCCATTTTATCCTCCAAATTCACTCCTATCTCAAACACCCCAAATACTGCCGACCCCGTTCCTGTCATGGAGGCGTAGTCTGCACCTAAGTCCAGAAGTTGTATTTTTATTTTTTGAATTTCTGGGTGGGCGGCGAAGACGGTTTCTTCGAAGTCGTTGATCACAGTGCCTTGCCAAGATTTGGGGGATTGCTGGAGGATGGTTTTAAGATCGTATGCTGGCTCTTGGGGTGTGATGCCTGCAAAGGCAGTCTTTGTGCTCACATGGATACCCAGAAATACCACCACGATTGAATAATCGGACAAATCAATGCTGACATCCTCCATCACCTCTCCTATGCCTGTGACTAGCTTGGGTTTGTTGTCAATAAAGAAAGGACAATCCGCACCTAGTGTTTTGGCGTAAGCTTCGAGTTGAGTGTTTGTCAAACCTAATTCAAACTGATCGTTCAACAACTTCAAAGCAAAAGCCCCATCCGCAGATCCGCCTCCTAACCCTGCGCCCATAGGAATGACCTTGTGCAAGTGCATCTTCACAGGTGGAATGTCGTGCTTTTCTTTTAGGAGCTGATAGGCCTTCACACAAAGATTGCCGCTGCTGTCGCCTGGAATATCTAATCCAGATGAAGTAAACTCAAACTGATCCGCAGGTACAATTTCTAGTGCGTCCTTCCAATCGACGGGTAAAAAGCAAGAAGAGAGATTGTGATAGCCATCTGCTCGTTTGGAGGTAATGTTGAGGCCGATGTTGATCTTGGCGTTGGGGAAGGCAATCATGGCAAATATGATAGAAGTCGGGAGATGGATGTCCGAAGTGAAATAATCGAAGTGTAAAGAAATCCCCCGCGGCTGTGCAGCCCGCTGGGGATTTCTCCTTCCTACGTCAGTCGAAATGACGCTGTTTTAGTTTACTTAGTCATCTGATCGATGATGTCTTGCGTGATACCAGACGAAGAGAATCCGCCGTCGTGCATCAAGTTTTGCATTGTCACCATCTTGGTCAAATCTGAGAACATTGAGATACAGTAGTCTGCACATGCTGCAGCAGATGCATTGCCTAATGGCGACATCTTCTCAGCATAGTCCATGAATACATTAAATCCGCCTACTCCAGAACCAGCCGTAGTCATGGTCGGAGACTGGGAGATCGTATTTACTCTTACTTTCTTCAAACGTGCGAATCTTTCGCCATAACTACGAGCGATAGACTCCAGCATTGCTTTGGCCTGCGCCATGTCTGAATAATCTGGGAAGGTTCTTTGCGCCGCGATGTAAGTCAAAGCCAAGATAGAACCCCACTCGTTCATGGCGTCTTGCTTCTCAGCTACTGCCATCACTTTGTGAAATGAAATCGCAGAGATGTCCATGGTCTTGAGCATCCAGTCGTAGTTCAAATCGCCGTATTCTTTATTTTTCCTCACATTCGGGCTCATGCCAATCGAATGCAGTACGAAATCCAATTTTCCACCTAAAACTTCCTGAGACTTAGTGAATAAATTTTCCAAGTCCTCTACAGAGGTAGCATCTGCTGGAATCACTTCAGATCCACACTGCTCTGCCAATTGGTTGATCGCTCCCATACGCAAAGCGATTGGTGCATTGGTCAATGTAAATGAAGCACCTTGCTCGTGAGCTTTCAAAGCCACTTTCCATGCAATTGAATTTTCGTCCAAAGCACCAAAAATGATCCCTCTTTTTCCTTTTAATAGATTATTAGACATTTGATTTAGTTTCTATTTGTTATAAAATCGTAAAGATAAACTTTACTCCCTATTTCGTATTTAGTATTCAGTATTTAGTGGCTCAAGCTCCCATTTTAACTTTTCCAAAGTTCGTATTTCCAACACATCCGGATGAGATAATGAACCATGGTTTAAAGCATCAACTTTGAAAAAGATCACTCCATTTCAATTAGTTCTCTTGCGCTATTGCGAGCGGTATCCGAAGGATTCTCCCCTCCAATCATTTTGGCTATTTCTTCCAGACGATCCGCTGGCTCTAGTTTACGAATCATACTCTCGGCCTTTTCTGCTTCATTGTTTTTATAAACAAAGTAATGCGCTTGACCACGTGCCGCTATCTGTGGCAAATGACTGATCGAGATGATTTGGTGATTATCCGACATCCTTCGCATCATATTCGCCATTTTAAGGGCAATTTCCCCAGACACGCCCGTATCGATTTCATCAAAAATCACTGTTGGCATGGCTGTTTTACTGGCTAGTAAATACTTGATACAAAACATGAGTCTCGAAAATTCACCACCTGAAGCCACATTACCCACAGGCTCCGGCTTGATGCCTTTATTGGCACTGAATAGTATTTCAATTTCATCTACACCTAACTTCCAAGGCTCCACTCGCTTGTATACAAACTCCACATGACCATCGGGCATTCCTACTTCAGCCAATAACTCATTGAGCGATGCAGAAAACACATCAATTTGCCCTCTGCGTTTCTCGGAAAGAATTTCAGCAGATCGAACCATTTCTTGCTCTAGCTGCTCCTGAGCTACTTTCAATTGTTTGATCTCTTCCTCTAGGTTTATCGCACCTAAAGTTTCAGTTTCCAGCTGTGTCTGGATTTTGAGCAACCTTTCTACGTCACCTATCTTGTGCTTTTGCTGCAGCTTATAGATCAAATCTAGCCGCTGGCTCACCTCTTCCATCCGCGCGGGATTGTGTTCTACACTGGCCTGAATGCCTGCTACATCGTGAATAATATCAACAATCTCCTCCGTAGCGGATTCGAATCTCGTACTCAGCGTTTCCAAGTCCTTGGAAAAACTGGCCATATTTCGCAGAATGGCAGCAGCTTCCTTCAATCGATCATTGACAGAGACTTCGCTTTCGCTAAATTCTGTTGAAATCTGAGCCAGTTTCAATTTGATTTCCTCGGCATGTTCCAAGATTTGAAGTTCATCTTCTAGCTTGGTCTGTTCGCCTTCTTGCAGATTGGCTTGCACCAATTCGTCAAGCAAAAATTTCTTAAATTCCTCGTCAGTCTTAGACGATTTTTCTTCTTCGAGCAGGTCTGAAAGTTTCTTGGCAAGCTTACTGTATGCCTGATAGTCCGATTGGAATTTGGTCAATTCCTTAGTGGTCTGCGCATAATCATCCAACAATTTCACCTTCACAGACTTGTTGCCTAGCTGGATACTTTCGTTTTGCGAATGAATATCGATCAGTCGCAGCCCAATGGTTTTCATGATCTCTAAGGTCACTGGCACGTCATTGATGAACGCCCGAGATTTGCCCTTGGGGTTGATTTCTCTACGGATAATCGTAGAATCTTCGTAGTCCAAGTCCTCCGATTCGAATAAGGAGTGCAAGCCTAATTTGGCAATATCAAACTCCCCCTCTACCACACATTTCACTTCCTTATCTAAGAGTGCTTTGGTATCGGCCCGATGCCCCAGCAACAAACCAACAGCACCTAGCATGATCGATTTTCCAGCACCTGTCTCTCCCGTCACGATATTGAGACCAGCATCTGGCTCCAATTGCAACTTCTTGATCAAGGCATAATTACTAATGGACAAACTGGAAATCATGTATTGGTTATGCTTCTAAAAGGTGAAAAATGACGTCAAAAATAAAAACTTTAGGGCTATCTATTTGATAATCTTTTTCAAAGTTATCAACGAAAGAAAAAGACCAGTGATTAGTTTTCTAGAATCTTACCAAACTGCTCCGTTTTGGCTGGTTCCAAGGCCTTTAGTATGTTATATACTTCTCTGCGCTCTGCCATATTTCCCTCAGAAAAAATACCAACTAGTTCATCCATTTTGGCGTCTAAGAAAGAAATAACCATAATCGCTCGTGGTTTTGACCGATTGACCTCCTGTACTTTTTTCAAGGCAGCTAGTATGTTGGTTCTTCCTTCTTCCGGATTGTCTGCCATCATATCCAAACCCTTGATGTGGTACTCATACATAGCCTCTCTCATAGGCTCCATCACCTGGTCGATGCTATTTTCTGCCCACCAATAGCGATTTCTCACACTGTTGAACTGATCCCATCCGCTGTAGCCAGACTGCTGAGCATTGCTCACCACTTGCCAGGCCGCTTCGTAGTACCGCTGTCCTCCCAGCTTTTCAAATGAATCGTAATCATTTGCGATAATCATATAAGCATAGAAACCTAAAATGGATGTGATGTTAGACATAAATGTAGTAGGCTGAAAATCCAATGGTTGCGACTCCGTATATTCAAAATCAAAATCACGATCAGCGTAATTAATCATCACGGCATCATAGGTAGAATTGAAAACAGGGCGTGCCGAAACTACTTGTACCGTAGCCTGAAAGTTTCCCAAAGAAGGCTGTGATTCCAACGTGATATTGATTCCGCAGTTGATACGCTCATTGTTTTCGAAGCGCTCATCTGCCCACTTTCTATCATTGAGGAATTTGGCAAACTCAACCTCCATCTCATCAAAAACGCGTCGTTCGGTAGATTCAATCTGAATGGCCTCTACAGCTACCTGACAATTGAGCTCTTGGGCATTTGCATAGCCACTGACTCCCAATAGGAATAGGATAAAAATGCTAAGACTGGAGTTTTTCATATATGCAATTAACAATATCTTCCGCAACCACCTGCTTCGTCTTCAGTGGAAAAAGCTTCGGTTTTTGATCAACGCTGAAGATAGTAATTTTATTAGTATCCACAGAAAACCCTGCGCCATTATCATTTAGAGAATTGAGTACGATCATGTCAAAATTCTTTTTGGCCATTTTTTCCTGCGCATATTCTTCTTCTCTTTCGGTCTCCAAGGCAAAGCCTACATTGATCTGGTTCTTAACCTTGCGCTTACCCATTTCTGCGGCAATGTCTTTGTTTTTCACCAACTCGATCGTCATAGACTCACCAGACTTTTTGATCTTTTCTTCGGCTGGCGCCGCAGGTCTATAATCTGCCACTGCTGCTGCAAACACAGAAACATCTGCTTGATCAAATCGACTAGAGACTGCGTCAAACATATCATCAGCAGAGGATACGCGTGTCACTGTAATGGCTTCTGAGGTTACTAAGTAGTTACCTGGTCCTGCAATAAGCTGTACCTGAGCTCCTTCGCTGGCGAATACGTGTGCCAAAGCCAACCCCATTTTTCCAGAGGAATGATTGCCAATAAACCTAACGGGATCTATTTTTTCGTAAGTTGGTCCAGCAGTAATTAACACTTGCTTGCCTTCAAATCTTTTTTTTTTATTGAAATGACCTTCTACAGTCTGGAGCAAATGTTCAGGCTCTGCCATTCGTCCTTCTCCTACGAGGCCACTGGCTAGCTCGCCATGTTCGGTATCGAGCACTTGATGTCCGTAAGCTTGTAAAGTCTGTAAATTTTGCTGAGTAGCGGGATGTTTGTACATATCCAAATCCATCGCTGGAGCAATCATGACGGGACATTTGACAGACAAATAAACCGCAGACAATAGATTATCACACATCCCATGAGCCATCTTGGCAATGGTATTGGCACTGGCTGGGGCTACCAAAAACAAATCGGCCCAAAGACCCAATTCGACATGGTTTTCCCATTGCCCTTGGTCATCCTTTTCAAAACTGGATACCGCAGGGTGCTTGGATAGTGTAGCAAGAGTGAGTGGCGTAATGAAGCTTTTGGCTGAGTGGGTCATTACTACCCGCACTTCACAGCCAGCCTTGACCAGTAATCTGATCAGTAGAGCGGATTTGTATGCGGCAATACT contains the following coding sequences:
- the leuC gene encoding 3-isopropylmalate dehydratase large subunit, coding for MAKTLFDKVWDSHVVHNVEDGPQVVYIDRHYIHEVTSPQAFNGLRSRGIPVFRPKQTIATADHNVPTKDQHLPIKDALSKHQVDTLIKNCDEFGVELYGLGHPFQGIVHVIGPELGITQPGMTMVCGDSHTSTHGAFGAIAFGIGTSEVEQVLATQCILQNKPKSMKIEINGQLKPGVLSKDIILYIISKISTSGGTGHFVEFCGDTIEALSMEARMTICNMSIEMGARGGMIAPDETTYAYIKGREFAPKGEEYDKMVEKWKGLKTDEGAQFDLAYSFDAADIDPMITYGTNPGMGIGINDNVPNPNGNATDNFKKSLDYMGLEAGQKLIGKKVDYVFIGSCTNSRIEDLRLVADLVKGRKKADHIEAWIVPGSKQVEQQAIAEGLDVILKEAGFELREPGCSACLAMNEDKVPAGAYCVSTSNRNFEGRQGPGARTMLASPLSAAATAINGYISDARELMN
- a CDS encoding 2-isopropylmalate synthase — protein: MDNRIHIFDTTLRDGEQVPGCRLDTKGKLLIAEQLELLGVDVIEAGFPISSPGDFESVTEISKLVKDTTVCGLTRAVQKDIECAAEALKFAKRPRIHTGIGTSDQHVFTKIKTTREDIIARSKQAVKWAKKYVEDVEFYAEDAGRTDNVFLAQVIEAVIAEGATVVNIPDTTGYCLPEEYGAKIKYLMENVKGIEKAIISTHCHNDLGLATANSIAGIQNGARQIECTINGIGERAGNTSLEEVVMIMRKHNWMKSDTNIDATRLNAMSRLVSETMRMPVQPNKAIVGSNAFAHSSGIHQDGVIKNRDNYEIIDPAEVGVDESSIVLTARSGRAALNYRVEKLNVKLTKEELENVYHAFLKVADQHDVVDDQLLKGMLSDYLMTNVEL
- a CDS encoding T9SS type A sorting domain-containing protein, translated to MKVLSLLVIATLTLSSVATAKIHGADAKETAEVKANIVNINGNMIFVQLENPADSKVKIVITDEAGITLYSETVKKDVKTVKRYDVSNLPAGTYSYEVYNDAYSIKKKIEKK
- a CDS encoding T9SS type A sorting domain-containing protein codes for the protein MKALSLIVIATLTLSSVATAKIHGAGTKETEEIKANIVNRNDNMVFVQLENPVDSKVRIVITDEAGVTLYSETVKKDVKTVKRYDVSNLPAGVYSYKVYNGAYSIKKEIEKK
- the ispE gene encoding 4-(cytidine 5'-diphospho)-2-C-methyl-D-erythritol kinase, with amino-acid sequence MIAFPNAKINIGLNITSKRADGYHNLSSCFLPVDWKDALEIVPADQFEFTSSGLDIPGDSSGNLCVKAYQLLKEKHDIPPVKMHLHKVIPMGAGLGGGSADGAFALKLLNDQFELGLTNTQLEAYAKTLGADCPFFIDNKPKLVTGIGEVMEDVSIDLSDYSIVVVFLGIHVSTKTAFAGITPQEPAYDLKTILQQSPKSWQGTVINDFEETVFAAHPEIQKIKIQLLDLGADYASMTGTGSAVFGVFEIGVNLEDKMGVFDRFKVWIS
- a CDS encoding enoyl-ACP reductase FabI, whose protein sequence is MSNNLLKGKRGIIFGALDENSIAWKVALKAHEQGASFTLTNAPIALRMGAINQLAEQCGSEVIPADATSVEDLENLFTKSQEVLGGKLDFVLHSIGMSPNVRKNKEYGDLNYDWMLKTMDISAISFHKVMAVAEKQDAMNEWGSILALTYIAAQRTFPDYSDMAQAKAMLESIARSYGERFARLKKVRVNTISQSPTMTTAGSGVGGFNVFMDYAEKMSPLGNASAAACADYCISMFSDLTKMVTMQNLMHDGGFSSSGITQDIIDQMTK
- a CDS encoding DNA repair protein RecN, translating into MISSLSISNYALIKKLQLEPDAGLNIVTGETGAGKSIMLGAVGLLLGHRADTKALLDKEVKCVVEGEFDIAKLGLHSLFESEDLDYEDSTIIRREINPKGKSRAFINDVPVTLEIMKTIGLRLIDIHSQNESIQLGNKSVKVKLLDDYAQTTKELTKFQSDYQAYSKLAKKLSDLLEEEKSSKTDEEFKKFLLDELVQANLQEGEQTKLEDELQILEHAEEIKLKLAQISTEFSESEVSVNDRLKEAAAILRNMASFSKDLETLSTRFESATEEIVDIIHDVAGIQASVEHNPARMEEVSQRLDLIYKLQQKHKIGDVERLLKIQTQLETETLGAINLEEEIKQLKVAQEQLEQEMVRSAEILSEKRRGQIDVFSASLNELLAEVGMPDGHVEFVYKRVEPWKLGVDEIEILFSANKGIKPEPVGNVASGGEFSRLMFCIKYLLASKTAMPTVIFDEIDTGVSGEIALKMANMMRRMSDNHQIISISHLPQIAARGQAHYFVYKNNEAEKAESMIRKLEPADRLEEIAKMIGGENPSDTARNSARELIEME
- the porD gene encoding type IX secretion system protein PorD, translating into MKNSSLSIFILFLLGVSGYANAQELNCQVAVEAIQIESTERRVFDEMEVEFAKFLNDRKWADERFENNERINCGINITLESQPSLGNFQATVQVVSARPVFNSTYDAVMINYADRDFDFEYTESQPLDFQPTTFMSNITSILGFYAYMIIANDYDSFEKLGGQRYYEAAWQVVSNAQQSGYSGWDQFNSVRNRYWWAENSIDQVMEPMREAMYEYHIKGLDMMADNPEEGRTNILAALKKVQEVNRSKPRAIMVISFLDAKMDELVGIFSEGNMAERREVYNILKALEPAKTEQFGKILEN
- the coaBC gene encoding bifunctional phosphopantothenoylcysteine decarboxylase/phosphopantothenate--cysteine ligase CoaBC, giving the protein MLTGKKILLGVCGSIAAYKSALLIRLLVKAGCEVRVVMTHSAKSFITPLTLATLSKHPAVSSFEKDDQGQWENHVELGLWADLFLVAPASANTIAKMAHGMCDNLLSAVYLSVKCPVMIAPAMDLDMYKHPATQQNLQTLQAYGHQVLDTEHGELASGLVGEGRMAEPEHLLQTVEGHFNKKKRFEGKQVLITAGPTYEKIDPVRFIGNHSSGKMGLALAHVFASEGAQVQLIAGPGNYLVTSEAITVTRVSSADDMFDAVSSRFDQADVSVFAAAVADYRPAAPAEEKIKKSGESMTIELVKNKDIAAEMGKRKVKNQINVGFALETEREEEYAQEKMAKKNFDMIVLNSLNDNGAGFSVDTNKITIFSVDQKPKLFPLKTKQVVAEDIVNCIYEKLQS